A section of the Hirschia baltica ATCC 49814 genome encodes:
- a CDS encoding AMP nucleosidase, with amino-acid sequence MTPVEVVDRVTQLYDASVASLQSALNDFITKGKKPDPAWRTDGRFSYPQVKVIYRPDGPPPVVSRAFGKLSEPGVYVTTITQPHFFRAYLISQLTMITNDHKVEFEVGLSDSNIPYPYVLDGAEGVDADVISPADFASYFPTPKLSQIGDEVPDGTPWIDDYEKPLALFDAARVDFSLKRLAHYTGTPIESFQRYILFTNYHRYVDAFVDWAVEEIKNENGLYKELVAPGGIRVDAKTKNAAKKVSDGPWRRHQMPAYHILGPDNASGITLVNIGVGPSNAKTITDHLAVLRPECWIMVGHCGGLRQSQRIGDYVLGHAYLRDDHVLDSVLPADIPVPPIAEIQQALSESAEIVTGDTPEALKKRLRTGTVFTTDDRNWELRYTESAKRINQSRAIAVDMESATIAANGYRMRVPYGTLLCVSDKPFHGELKLPGAANKFYERAIGEHIRIGIDTLERLASGDAKLHSRKLRAFDEPPFR; translated from the coding sequence ATGACACCCGTAGAAGTCGTAGACCGCGTCACACAATTATACGATGCCTCCGTGGCATCTCTACAATCTGCACTCAATGACTTCATCACTAAAGGGAAAAAGCCAGACCCTGCATGGCGTACAGATGGCCGCTTTTCTTATCCTCAAGTTAAAGTCATATATCGGCCAGATGGTCCACCGCCTGTGGTTTCTCGCGCATTTGGAAAACTGTCAGAGCCGGGCGTGTATGTGACAACGATAACGCAGCCGCATTTTTTTCGAGCTTATCTCATCTCTCAGCTCACCATGATTACAAACGATCATAAGGTGGAATTTGAAGTCGGACTGTCTGATTCCAATATCCCTTATCCTTATGTGCTTGATGGGGCTGAAGGCGTGGATGCGGATGTTATCTCACCAGCGGATTTTGCAAGTTATTTTCCGACGCCTAAATTATCTCAAATTGGAGATGAAGTTCCCGATGGAACGCCGTGGATTGATGATTATGAAAAACCACTTGCATTGTTTGATGCGGCGCGTGTTGATTTTTCTCTCAAACGCCTTGCTCATTATACAGGTACGCCAATAGAGAGTTTTCAGCGTTACATCCTGTTTACCAATTATCATCGTTATGTTGATGCGTTCGTTGATTGGGCGGTAGAAGAAATTAAAAACGAAAATGGCCTTTATAAAGAGCTTGTCGCGCCAGGTGGAATTCGCGTAGATGCGAAGACGAAGAATGCTGCGAAGAAAGTATCTGACGGACCATGGCGGCGGCATCAAATGCCAGCCTATCATATTCTGGGGCCCGATAATGCGTCTGGTATAACATTGGTCAATATTGGTGTTGGGCCCTCCAATGCGAAAACAATCACTGATCATTTGGCTGTATTGAGGCCTGAATGTTGGATTATGGTTGGCCATTGCGGCGGGCTTCGTCAATCTCAACGTATTGGTGATTATGTGCTTGGGCATGCTTATCTGCGTGATGATCATGTGCTGGATTCTGTGTTGCCAGCTGATATTCCGGTGCCGCCAATTGCAGAAATTCAACAAGCTCTGTCTGAGTCAGCTGAGATTGTGACAGGTGATACGCCTGAGGCACTTAAAAAGCGTCTTAGAACCGGCACGGTATTTACGACAGATGACCGTAACTGGGAACTTCGTTATACTGAGAGTGCGAAACGTATCAATCAGTCTCGCGCGATTGCTGTTGATATGGAGAGTGCGACGATTGCGGCGAATGGCTATCGTATGCGTGTGCCGTATGGAACATTGCTGTGTGTGTCGGATAAACCATTCCATGGCGAATTAAAATTGCCGGGTGCAGCGAACAAATTTTATGAGCGCGCAATTGGTGAACATATCCGTATCGGAATTGACACGCTTGAGCGATTGGCTAGCGGCGATGCCAAGCTACATTCACGTAAATTACGTGCGTTTGATGAGCCGCCATTTAGATAG
- a CDS encoding YybH family protein, translated as MDVDSILGDTFFTIHKLKLKCENDTMLTRDEAEAFARSWVQAWNDRDIEAVASHYTEDIVYHSPKLASVIEYDGPFLEGKSALVEYWNAAMEGANTLYFEINSIFLSSDAMTLFFTNHRGQDVAETFIFDKNSKIKECIAAYN; from the coding sequence ATGGACGTCGATTCAATTCTTGGCGATACATTTTTCACAATTCACAAGCTCAAATTAAAATGTGAGAACGATACAATGTTGACGAGAGACGAAGCTGAAGCTTTCGCAAGAAGCTGGGTACAAGCATGGAATGACAGAGACATAGAAGCTGTCGCCAGTCATTACACTGAAGACATTGTCTATCACTCTCCCAAACTAGCGAGCGTCATAGAATATGATGGCCCCTTTCTTGAGGGGAAATCAGCATTGGTTGAATATTGGAATGCCGCCATGGAGGGGGCAAATACACTGTATTTTGAGATAAATTCTATTTTTCTATCATCAGATGCCATGACTTTGTTTTTTACAAACCATCGCGGACAAGACGTTGCCGAAACATTCATTTTCGATAAAAATTCCAAAATCAAAGAGTGCATTGCAGCGTATAATTAG
- a CDS encoding cytochrome P450: MPDSSCVIGPDIGASRGGNEILEAVSRGRFNTGGVIAGPDQLDMDKVFLLHPELWRRGEYFPYFKWLRDNSPVHYTAESPEGPFWSITRYEDIVAVDKNHQQFSSDSKYGGITIADLNQGFQLPMFIAMDRPEHTRYRKAVQPVMDAASLKNFEHLIRERTIQTLDSLPIHEPFDFVDKVSVELTTMMLATLFDFPQKDRRKLSRWSDIATNKYNPEICPGGEAQWQKELTECLMYFMTLWQERGQREEPGHDLLSALAHDANTKNMTPQELLGNLILLIVGGNDTTRNSMTGSVYAWNLFPKEFEKVKADRSLVPNLAAETLRWQTSLAYMRRTAVEDVEMHGKLIKKGDKVLMWYVSGNRDERAIERPDEIWIDRPNVRRHLAFGFGIHRCVGNRLAEMQMSILWEEILKRYSYIEVLQEPERLPNSFVKGYKSMNVMLHPA; this comes from the coding sequence ATGCCTGATAGTTCTTGTGTAATTGGTCCTGATATTGGCGCATCGCGTGGTGGGAATGAAATTCTTGAAGCAGTTTCGCGAGGACGCTTCAATACCGGTGGCGTTATTGCCGGCCCAGACCAGTTGGACATGGATAAAGTCTTTTTATTACATCCAGAACTTTGGCGTCGTGGAGAATATTTTCCATATTTTAAATGGCTCAGAGATAATTCGCCTGTGCATTACACCGCTGAGTCACCTGAAGGGCCGTTTTGGTCGATCACGCGATATGAAGATATCGTGGCGGTGGATAAAAATCATCAGCAATTTTCATCTGATTCGAAATATGGTGGGATCACTATTGCTGATCTGAACCAAGGATTTCAATTGCCGATGTTTATTGCAATGGATCGGCCCGAGCACACAAGATATCGCAAAGCTGTGCAGCCTGTCATGGATGCGGCAAGTCTGAAAAATTTTGAGCATCTTATTCGTGAGCGCACTATTCAAACACTCGATAGTTTACCCATTCACGAACCTTTTGATTTTGTGGACAAAGTTTCCGTCGAATTGACAACGATGATGTTAGCAACATTGTTTGATTTTCCACAAAAAGACCGCCGAAAGCTATCGCGCTGGTCAGATATAGCGACGAATAAATATAATCCTGAAATTTGCCCTGGCGGTGAAGCGCAATGGCAAAAAGAGCTTACCGAATGTCTTATGTATTTCATGACGCTTTGGCAGGAGCGCGGACAGCGCGAAGAGCCGGGACATGATTTGCTCTCTGCTTTGGCGCATGATGCAAACACCAAGAATATGACGCCGCAAGAATTGTTAGGGAATTTGATCCTGTTGATTGTTGGCGGCAATGATACCACGCGCAACAGCATGACAGGCTCTGTTTATGCTTGGAATTTATTTCCCAAAGAGTTTGAAAAAGTCAAAGCTGACCGCAGTCTTGTTCCCAACCTTGCAGCAGAGACGCTGCGCTGGCAAACATCCCTTGCTTATATGCGCCGCACGGCTGTGGAAGATGTAGAGATGCACGGTAAGTTGATAAAAAAGGGTGACAAAGTCCTAATGTGGTATGTCTCTGGAAATAGAGACGAGCGCGCCATTGAGCGACCAGATGAAATTTGGATTGATCGACCAAATGTACGCCGTCATCTCGCATTTGGCTTTGGAATTCATCGTTGTGTCGGTAATCGTCTTGCGGAAATGCAGATGAGCATTCTGTGGGAAGAAATACTCAAGCGCTATAGCTATATTGAAGTGTTGCAAGAACCAGAACGCCTGCCCAATAGCTTTGTTAAAGGCTATAAAAGCATGAATGTGATGCTGCATCCTGCGTAG
- a CDS encoding tyrosine-protein phosphatase: MQDRIKPLLGVKNFRDFGGYETVCGRRVKTGKLYRTAALNKAQAADLDFLNKLDIGFQVDLRRQSERVEDPNLWGPHEVHTFNDLNAYKASHLEFMDKGNLTGDEAHNFMLAYYKVAPWVEAHVDLYTRWFQRLAETEGAGLINCAAGKDRTGLGCAVTLSLLGVPEKTIFEDYVLTNETINIEEILPLAREKWESRLGLVIEDEALYPFIAVRTEYLQCAWDEIKSKHGSILAYANDVLKVDDQKIERLKSKLLD; encoded by the coding sequence ATGCAGGACCGGATCAAACCATTGCTTGGTGTCAAGAATTTTCGTGACTTTGGCGGGTATGAGACAGTGTGTGGACGCCGCGTCAAAACGGGCAAACTTTATCGCACGGCAGCCTTAAACAAAGCACAAGCAGCTGATCTGGATTTTCTAAATAAGCTTGATATTGGGTTTCAAGTTGATCTGCGCCGCCAGTCTGAACGTGTGGAGGATCCAAATCTGTGGGGTCCACATGAAGTGCACACCTTTAATGACCTCAATGCGTATAAAGCCTCTCACCTTGAGTTTATGGATAAGGGAAATTTGACAGGCGATGAGGCCCATAATTTCATGCTTGCCTATTATAAGGTTGCCCCTTGGGTGGAGGCGCATGTTGATCTTTATACGAGATGGTTTCAGCGCTTGGCTGAAACAGAAGGAGCTGGCCTTATAAACTGTGCAGCTGGCAAGGATCGTACTGGTTTAGGGTGCGCCGTGACATTGTCATTATTGGGCGTGCCAGAAAAAACAATTTTTGAGGATTACGTTCTAACCAATGAAACAATCAATATCGAAGAGATATTGCCATTGGCGCGTGAGAAATGGGAAAGCCGCTTGGGGTTGGTCATCGAAGATGAGGCTCTCTATCCCTTTATTGCTGTGCGTACAGAATATCTTCAATGCGCATGGGATGAAATAAAATCCAAGCATGGTTCTATATTAGCTTATGCCAATGATGTGCTTAAAGTCGACGATCAAAAAATTGAGCGCCTGAAATCGAAATTGTTGGATTAG
- a CDS encoding anthranilate synthase component I family protein, giving the protein MQDTANKHFKTYDFQYADPIEVFAPLRDLPFAMLMHGKGKRWSYICAQPLQTVIFQSDDVQEVCALETLEASLKELNFERPLGAPPFCGGWAGLVSYEYGRQLLPKLENGPEHSQWPDLALALYDQVLAFDHEEQKATLYVWDWAQREGVNARDVSLHHVLQAGMAGLDNWCGPLSQRPPEPREKIQDYENKIARTVAYIHAGDCFQSNISQAFDFRLKSDAHPYHLIKRLNQSSAAPFSSYFRLENLALASNSPERFLKTRRGIDGELYVSTKPIKGTRPRGDTPDKDVALASQLLASEKDLAENLMIVDLMRNDLSKVCVPGSVKVPKLSALESFANVHHLVSTVVGRVQVDKGVVDLLRAAFPGGSITGAPKIRAMQIIAELEDAARGPYCGSLLWISPDGCMDSSILIRSTAFVEEEGGWRGEFRVGGGIVADSDPTEEYLETIDKGRALVYALTDMSAQEERND; this is encoded by the coding sequence ATGCAAGACACTGCGAACAAGCACTTCAAGACATATGATTTTCAATACGCTGACCCTATTGAGGTGTTTGCGCCTTTGAGGGATCTGCCTTTTGCAATGTTGATGCACGGCAAGGGCAAGCGGTGGAGTTATATTTGTGCGCAGCCATTGCAAACCGTCATTTTTCAAAGTGATGATGTGCAGGAAGTTTGTGCGCTAGAAACATTGGAAGCCAGTCTAAAAGAATTGAATTTTGAACGTCCATTGGGCGCACCACCATTTTGTGGTGGTTGGGCTGGCTTGGTAAGTTATGAATACGGGCGTCAGCTTTTACCAAAGCTTGAAAATGGTCCAGAACACAGTCAATGGCCTGATCTTGCGTTGGCGCTGTATGACCAAGTTCTTGCTTTTGATCATGAAGAACAGAAGGCCACTTTGTATGTCTGGGATTGGGCTCAAAGAGAGGGCGTCAATGCAAGAGACGTGTCTCTACACCATGTATTGCAGGCGGGTATGGCGGGGTTGGATAATTGGTGCGGGCCTTTAAGCCAGAGGCCGCCAGAGCCAAGAGAGAAAATTCAAGATTATGAAAATAAGATAGCTAGAACAGTTGCCTATATTCATGCGGGTGATTGTTTTCAGTCCAACATTTCACAAGCATTTGACTTTAGGCTTAAAAGCGATGCTCATCCCTATCATTTGATCAAACGGCTAAATCAAAGCAGTGCTGCGCCATTTTCATCTTATTTTAGGCTGGAGAATTTGGCATTGGCTTCAAATTCGCCGGAACGATTTTTGAAAACGAGGCGTGGAATTGATGGTGAGCTGTATGTCTCTACCAAGCCCATCAAAGGCACGCGGCCGCGCGGTGACACCCCAGACAAGGATGTGGCTTTGGCGTCCCAATTGTTGGCGTCCGAAAAAGATCTTGCGGAAAATCTCATGATTGTTGATCTCATGCGTAATGACCTGTCGAAAGTCTGCGTGCCGGGATCTGTAAAAGTACCTAAATTGAGCGCATTGGAAAGTTTCGCAAATGTGCATCACTTGGTTTCAACAGTTGTAGGGCGGGTTCAAGTTGATAAAGGTGTGGTCGATTTACTGCGTGCTGCATTTCCGGGGGGGTCGATTACCGGGGCACCTAAAATTAGAGCAATGCAAATTATAGCGGAACTGGAAGATGCCGCGCGCGGGCCTTATTGTGGATCATTGCTTTGGATATCTCCTGATGGATGTATGGATTCATCAATTCTCATTCGTTCGACAGCATTTGTTGAGGAAGAAGGTGGGTGGCGCGGAGAATTTCGGGTTGGCGGTGGAATCGTTGCGGATTCTGATCCTACTGAGGAATATCTGGAGACGATTGATAAGGGGCGTGCTCTTGTTTACGCGCTAACAGATATGTCTGCACAGGAAGAGCGCAATGATTGA
- a CDS encoding aminotransferase class IV, producing MIDQVWLNGEWLAPEIAKISTYDRGFLLGDSCFETLYFNGREIEGKAEHLQLLKKSIEVLKIENVLADDVVFKALEAAETILKEEKITEASVRLTLSRGLGRGAEVLGKPNMVLQMFEIGAGRPFSALKLITSPIRRNETSPLTFIKAGCYGDHLAALRFAKDNGGDEALMLNTKDNVAGLAMGNIVLVHQDEIITPPIKDGVRAGYMRTRVLQQANKQALKVTERSVSIDDILSAKYHIFGLNSLWGVRPVASVDNVRMPIMNAVLLG from the coding sequence ATGATTGATCAAGTCTGGCTAAATGGTGAGTGGCTAGCACCTGAAATTGCTAAGATCTCGACATATGACCGAGGTTTCCTACTTGGTGATAGCTGCTTTGAGACTCTGTATTTCAATGGGCGGGAAATTGAAGGTAAAGCTGAACATTTGCAGCTTTTGAAGAAATCTATTGAGGTGCTGAAAATAGAGAATGTTCTTGCGGATGATGTTGTCTTCAAAGCATTGGAGGCAGCTGAGACCATCTTGAAAGAGGAGAAAATCACAGAGGCGAGTGTGAGATTGACTCTAAGCCGTGGTTTAGGACGAGGTGCTGAAGTTCTCGGCAAACCGAATATGGTGTTGCAAATGTTTGAGATTGGCGCGGGTCGACCGTTTTCCGCGTTGAAGCTAATAACTTCTCCCATTCGTCGCAATGAAACCTCTCCGCTCACTTTCATTAAGGCTGGATGTTATGGAGATCATCTGGCTGCATTGCGTTTTGCCAAAGACAATGGAGGCGATGAGGCGTTGATGCTGAACACTAAAGACAATGTAGCGGGGCTCGCCATGGGAAATATTGTTTTGGTGCATCAAGATGAAATTATAACGCCGCCTATCAAAGATGGGGTAAGGGCGGGGTATATGCGTACCCGTGTGTTGCAGCAAGCGAATAAGCAGGCGCTAAAAGTGACGGAGCGTTCTGTTTCAATAGATGACATTTTGTCTGCTAAATATCACATTTTTGGATTGAATAGTCTGTGGGGGGTACGGCCTGTCGCATCAGTGGATAATGTGCGAATGCCTATAATGAATGCAGTATTGTTGGGGTGA
- a CDS encoding TadE/TadG family type IV pilus assembly protein, with protein sequence MLINFIKQFWKNDEGVAALEFALCLPLLTVLFFGTIEISLLVEADRRVTSTASTIADLVARTSEVNYCEVEDIFYASSRIIRPKNASTVKMRLSSVVEDSKSGKAVVEWSQGRNGMAAYASGKELTVDSGIMPSNGSVIFAEIEYDYDTPFQYVISSVSKLSQHFYLRPRQSDKVAWIGSKSNPGNC encoded by the coding sequence ATGTTGATTAACTTTATAAAACAGTTCTGGAAAAATGACGAAGGCGTTGCTGCACTTGAGTTTGCACTATGTCTGCCTTTGCTGACCGTGTTATTTTTTGGCACAATCGAAATATCTTTACTTGTCGAAGCTGATCGCCGCGTTACATCCACAGCAAGCACAATTGCAGATTTGGTCGCAAGAACCAGTGAAGTAAATTATTGCGAAGTTGAAGACATATTTTATGCATCCAGTCGCATAATCCGGCCTAAAAACGCTTCAACAGTCAAAATGAGACTTTCAAGCGTTGTAGAAGACAGCAAATCTGGAAAAGCCGTCGTGGAATGGAGCCAAGGCCGCAATGGTATGGCAGCTTACGCTTCGGGGAAAGAATTGACCGTCGATTCTGGCATTATGCCAAGCAATGGATCTGTAATATTCGCCGAGATAGAATATGACTATGACACACCTTTCCAATACGTCATTTCATCCGTTTCGAAACTCTCGCAACATTTCTATTTACGCCCACGTCAATCAGATAAAGTGGCTTGGATAGGCTCAAAATCCAATCCGGGAAATTGCTAA
- a CDS encoding TadE/TadG family type IV pilus assembly protein, with the protein MCTKHKKKPQLRLWRNRLNDFAKNKEGIVAVEFALIAAPFFLLVFGLLEIALIFFMTTTLDYGVTQASRQIRTGELQSKAAVKSDFATLVCGNLFDLLDCSNRLHIDVQRYEDFVASNAGDTLPLNEDGTLQNNFQYNPGGPSEIVLVQVYYEWSLITPIMSSALKNMNDGKRLLHSTAVFRNEPF; encoded by the coding sequence ATGTGCACAAAACACAAAAAAAAACCTCAACTGCGTCTTTGGCGAAATCGACTAAACGATTTTGCTAAAAACAAAGAAGGGATTGTTGCTGTTGAGTTTGCCCTGATTGCAGCTCCATTTTTTCTACTCGTCTTTGGTCTACTTGAAATAGCATTGATCTTTTTCATGACCACGACACTAGATTATGGGGTTACTCAAGCGTCTCGCCAAATTAGAACAGGCGAATTGCAAAGCAAAGCTGCTGTTAAAAGCGATTTTGCAACACTGGTCTGCGGAAATCTTTTTGATTTGCTGGATTGTAGCAACCGACTTCACATTGATGTTCAAAGATATGAAGATTTTGTCGCGAGTAATGCCGGAGACACCCTTCCCCTAAATGAGGACGGAACACTCCAAAATAATTTCCAATATAATCCAGGCGGTCCAAGTGAAATTGTGCTTGTTCAAGTCTATTATGAGTGGAGCCTAATCACTCCTATTATGTCGTCCGCTTTAAAGAATATGAACGACGGCAAGCGCTTGCTCCATTCAACTGCTGTTTTCAGAAATGAACCATTCTGA
- a CDS encoding pilus assembly protein N-terminal domain-containing protein — MAFNFFKIAAIAALASSMTMVSEAANPAQENEIDVYIDQTQLLHLGTPMGSIIVGNPDVATVAVHDNHTLLLTGLSFGTTNLIVLDSVGRPIHKSQLMVSERTGSGTLTVARGQETNTYACSNKCRPVNSGM; from the coding sequence ATGGCTTTCAATTTTTTTAAAATCGCCGCTATCGCTGCACTTGCCTCATCTATGACCATGGTGTCAGAAGCTGCAAATCCAGCCCAAGAAAATGAGATTGATGTATATATCGACCAAACTCAGCTTCTTCATTTAGGCACACCAATGGGAAGCATTATTGTCGGAAACCCAGATGTCGCGACAGTCGCTGTTCACGACAATCACACTTTGCTTCTGACCGGTTTGTCATTTGGCACAACAAATTTGATCGTATTGGACTCAGTAGGACGCCCGATACACAAGAGCCAATTAATGGTTTCAGAACGTACAGGTTCAGGCACTCTAACAGTCGCACGTGGCCAAGAAACAAACACGTACGCATGTAGCAATAAATGCCGCCCTGTAAATTCAGGCATGTAA
- a CDS encoding Flp family type IVb pilin, which produces MKNLMKKFFKDESGATAIEYGLIAALISVAIIGGVSTVGTKTSATFDAVSEKLVEAPST; this is translated from the coding sequence ATGAAAAACCTTATGAAAAAATTCTTTAAAGACGAGTCTGGTGCAACTGCTATCGAGTACGGTCTAATTGCTGCTCTTATCTCTGTTGCTATCATCGGTGGTGTTTCTACTGTTGGTACAAAAACAAGTGCAACATTTGATGCTGTTTCTGAAAAATTGGTTGAAGCTCCATCTACATAA
- a CDS encoding A24 family peptidase has protein sequence MIIPISAGIFAALLVYAACHDVFDRTIPNWVSILIAILFLPTAYFAELSLEQFGWHALVGAIALIIGIALFYLRIWGGGDAKLVAAVSLWMGLQAEPTFLAAFAIAGGLIALPLIIIRRMKFEPKNDRLAKMLDTKKVPYGVAIAAGAFWAAPQSFVLMQAINSIGASQ, from the coding sequence ATGATTATCCCAATATCTGCAGGAATATTTGCGGCATTGCTTGTTTATGCGGCCTGTCATGATGTGTTTGATCGCACCATTCCCAATTGGGTTTCGATCTTAATTGCAATTTTATTTCTGCCAACGGCCTATTTTGCTGAACTGTCTTTGGAGCAATTTGGGTGGCATGCGCTTGTTGGTGCAATCGCCTTAATCATTGGTATTGCTCTATTTTACTTGCGGATTTGGGGCGGCGGTGATGCAAAACTCGTGGCGGCTGTATCTTTGTGGATGGGGCTACAGGCCGAGCCTACATTTTTAGCAGCCTTCGCGATCGCAGGCGGTTTAATCGCTCTGCCCCTCATCATTATTCGCCGCATGAAATTTGAACCCAAAAATGACCGACTAGCGAAGATGCTTGATACAAAAAAAGTCCCTTACGGAGTTGCTATTGCGGCCGGAGCGTTTTGGGCCGCGCCTCAATCTTTTGTTCTTATGCAAGCAATTAACTCTATTGGGGCGTCTCAATAG
- the cpaB gene encoding Flp pilus assembly protein CpaB, whose amino-acid sequence MPVMRLVILLIAAAAAVSAAFLVNGMQSSSTPAVIPIQTATLSEVGQAEQIPVLKVLVATTDLKVGQFVKEGQLSWQSWPEESNTSSFFTEEMSPDAIEAMQGAVVRTNMMAGEPLTSEKVVHPGEAGFMAAVLTPGMRAVAVEISAETAAGGFIFPNDHVDVLLTFEVDVERPTGITEETAIDTILNNVRVLAIDGYYRPVEEEAGDAVVGHRATLELSKQDAMVLMAAQERGDLSLVLRSISELSGPSGATANGLAMASRRGAGSDGVRVFQKGVSVSPMSAPAGIVQRNQNQQSSENSEFKSMGGSELPSPQYTEDGA is encoded by the coding sequence ATGCCAGTAATGCGCCTCGTTATATTGCTTATTGCAGCTGCTGCAGCAGTGTCTGCAGCTTTTCTCGTTAACGGGATGCAGAGTTCCTCTACGCCTGCTGTTATTCCAATCCAAACTGCGACTTTGAGTGAAGTTGGGCAAGCAGAACAAATTCCTGTCCTAAAAGTTCTTGTTGCAACAACTGATTTAAAAGTTGGCCAGTTTGTAAAAGAGGGTCAGTTAAGTTGGCAGTCTTGGCCCGAGGAATCTAATACATCCTCCTTCTTTACTGAAGAAATGAGTCCTGATGCTATCGAGGCTATGCAGGGGGCGGTTGTACGCACAAATATGATGGCTGGTGAGCCTTTGACCTCTGAAAAAGTTGTGCATCCAGGTGAGGCAGGCTTTATGGCTGCTGTTTTGACGCCAGGTATGCGCGCTGTTGCTGTTGAGATCTCAGCTGAAACAGCAGCAGGTGGGTTCATCTTTCCAAATGATCATGTTGATGTGCTTCTCACTTTTGAAGTGGATGTAGAGCGCCCAACTGGCATCACTGAAGAAACCGCCATAGATACAATACTCAACAATGTACGTGTTCTGGCAATTGATGGATATTACAGACCTGTTGAAGAAGAAGCTGGTGACGCCGTTGTTGGACATCGCGCGACTCTGGAGCTCAGCAAACAGGACGCTATGGTTTTGATGGCCGCTCAAGAACGGGGCGACCTTTCTTTAGTGTTGAGATCTATTAGTGAGTTGAGTGGTCCTTCTGGTGCGACGGCTAATGGTCTAGCTATGGCGTCTCGCCGTGGTGCTGGTTCTGATGGCGTAAGAGTTTTTCAAAAAGGCGTGAGTGTATCACCGATGAGTGCACCTGCTGGCATCGTACAGCGCAATCAAAACCAACAATCATCAGAAAATAGTGAATTTAAAAGTATGGGTGGGAGCGAATTACCTAGCCCTCAATATACCGAGGATGGCGCGTAA